In Pelmatolapia mariae isolate MD_Pm_ZW linkage group LG2, Pm_UMD_F_2, whole genome shotgun sequence, one DNA window encodes the following:
- the LOC134644282 gene encoding girdin-like isoform X4 — protein sequence MEDHMTSSDSAGTGCTSVAMVKDSVGADVDLHVLCDRVEVLEQRAVSAIQPESYLRNRIRELETSERSLLLQLYQLASASQFPNMQHSQRLDQRLHMLRAEVRTMTQEKEREERVWRERLQRCQRQLKAKEEEMSRQAQYFENFKTQLQHKLSLAWEREQSLQNRIYTLEKQLLDMTVSAATGMTTIRAVRITGGTVQCLEEQDRLSSMRGEGEGEEETKEERRKKWQPSVGTEREERQKGDEGKAENSIGGGRNSDTKQSSNEARLQGFIVSLQEDLRVLLEREEERMTERKRLMEQLQEAQESNHFLSCSVDEMKSEIHQLKLSENSLLEELEQLREENLRLQQVLRDSANHIPSQSSACLSPETSTPNSSLAVNSGTASIFSYSTATGQPSVACSGEVQPYSSEVPLVHHQATAEITQSSTEHYSSAVKSKMPTKSHPVNLFHYGSESSANFKSLSLTTESIDEFKLGSWCSEGILNLEESPSEESDALREAYRSLGLDRDLKALQEQCDNLKVALQHTQSQLKEIAEENAQLKLQLRKQAEELEAETEQRSSAEKINTPSTYGGNDQSRSSPNQDGNILALAQDDLIQSLNQENRALAERIQELLAHIERKEDDITKQQTQLIERISQLEEDQVRLEQENREQGCLISELTKKTEDDLNTIMDLQQKLVQGEEVAHLMFNQETDSMNTGSVSGSQHNNHCDLLKSSSKKNHLHLDSQKDEAAQLTNSVQNLKTEQEELTKSINSLREQQREVALSVQVQTEEKQQLTRTVWGLKEEKDHISKALADLKQEKEQLSRAVCGLRDEREHFIRSMNGQKEEKEQLTKSLSALERDKGAILESLSSGKEERDEIMKSLQSLQTESDQLSQTVLYLKRERDKLTDSLKCLKEKRDQEQMSHSLKEEHDRLMKSVSSLEEEKRRTEHSVNCLKQAEEQIMQVIQDLREERDSLQGLSIQKQTEERNQKQQMLNSSSAGLTKKSEIPAETADYATQRCQTNNHGGNLIQQEENDLMREIETLGAELKRSREEMDKSRAEIKRLQGELRHSEMRREEVERKASQAAENAMKLTDVENQMEEIKKENYNLTTQVKELQNKLTGLLREKTDMLSLKAQTQERYNILTAQLKAKTVALEELNSEYIALKRGQGSRDDISTVLVSLRARYNDIRAKYDALLKRKSQTDLDIPPLKAKLSCLVVKCQERNSLLDQMMKILQRQGCMNPYLTQQVEHLLSDAALQEYTAAFTLENNTKTRDYASGFTPEFSSKYKSCTSEFITDRTCPVVSTSVKKHQQTGVTPEAGVEGRGKEISIVSTESSGNHQDCGSEFTPVLTGSLKKDANSSSPVQEQATVQASASPVLPPNEREITDTVPPQLSPSAGGPPQAASQPEKLVFHHPEIKKEKSSLCATNVTGYLLSPTIPSVSFASPKRRLSSPEKILNLHEQLQKTLRSSFEPLPQMQLPFKYQLPLKLQLST from the exons ATGGAGGATCACATGACTTCGTCAGACTCAGCAGGTACCGGATGCACTTCAGTTGCCATGGTAAAGGACTCTGTAGGAGCTGATGTGGACCTGCATGTGCTGTGTGATCGAGTGGAGGTCCTGGAGCAGAGAGCGGTTTCAGCCATCCAGCCTGAGAGCTACCTGAGGAACAG GATCAGAGAGTTGGAGACGTCAGAGAGGAGCCTCCTGCTGCAGCTATATCAGCTAGCGTCTGCCTCTCAGTTCCCCAACATGCAACACTcccagaggctggaccagagaCTCCACATGCTCAGGGCGGAGGTCAGAACCATG acTCAGGAGAAGGAGCGAGAGGAGCGAGTATGGAGGGAGCGACTGCAGCGCTGTCAGAGGCAACTGAAGGCCAAAGAGGAAGAGATGAGTCGACAGGCCCAGTATTTTGAAAACTTTAAAACCCAACTCCAACACAAGCTCAGCCTGGCCTGGGAGAGAGAGCAGAGCCTGCAGAATCGCATCTACACTTTAGAAAAGCAGCTACTTGACATGACTGTGAGTGCCGCCACTGGTATGACAACTATCAGAGCAGTCCGAATCACTGGTGGTACTGTGCAGTGCTTGGAAGAACAAGACAGGCTATCTTCCATGAGGGGAGAGGGCGAAGGAGAAGAGGAGACCAAGGAAGAGAGGCGAAAGAAATGGCAGCCAAGTGTAGGAACTGAGAGAGAAGAAAGGCAAAAGGGCGATGAGGGAAAAGCAGAGAACAGCAtaggaggaggaagaaacagTGACACAAAACAGTCCTCAAATGAGGCAAGGTTACAAGGATTCATTGTCAGCCTGCAGGAGGATCTCAGAGTGCTgctggagagagaggaggagaggatgaCTGAGAGGAAGAGACTAATGGAGCAGCTCCAGGAGGCCCAGGAGAGCAACCACTTCCTCAGCTGCAGCGTGGATGAGATGAAGTCAGAGATCCATCAGCTGAAACTATCTGAGAACTCGCTATTGGAGGAGCTTGAACAACTGAGAGAGGAGAACCTAAGACTGCAGCAGGTCCTCAGGGATTCGGCTAACCACATACCGAGCCAATCATCCGCATGCCTGAGTCCTGAGACCAGCACACCCAACTCCAGTCTGGCTGTTAATTCTGGGACTGCCAGCATTTTCTCATATTCCACTGCCACGGGACAGCCATCAGTGGCTTGCTCAGGAGAG GTGCAGCCTTATTCATCAGAGGTTCCACTTGTTCACCACCAGGCGACAGCAGAGATCACACAGAGCAGCACAGAGCATTATTCCTCAGCAGTTAAATCAAAAATGCCAACTAAAAGTCATCCTGTAAACCTGTTTCACTATGGGTCTGAATCCAGTGCCAACTTCAAGTCACTTTCCTTGACTACAGAATCAATAGATGAGTTTAAACTTGGAAGCTGGTGCTCTGAAGGAATCTTAAACTTAGAAGAGAGCCCCAGTGAGGAATCTGATGCCCTGAGGGAAGCTTACAGGAGCTTGGGGTTAGATAGAGATCTTAAAGCTCTTCAGGAGCAATGTGACAACCTAAAGGTTGCtctgcagcacacacagagtcagCTAAAGGAAATAGCTGAGGAAAATGCTCAGCTGAAGTTACAACTCAGGAAGCAAGCAGAGGAACTAGAGGCAGAGACTGAGCAGAGGTCTTCAGCAGAAAAG ATTAACACACCCTCTACTTATGGTGGGAATGATCAATCCAGGTCATCTCCTAACCAAGATGGCAACATTCTTGCTCTTGCCCAGGATGATCTTATCCAAAGCCTGAATCAGGAAAACAGGGCATTGGCAGAGAGGATCCAGGAGCTTTTGGCTCACATTGAGCGCAAAGAGGATGACATCACAAAGCAGCAAACCCAACTGATAGAGCGCATCTCCCAGCTAGAAGAGGATCAGGTCAGgctggagcaggagaaccgGGAACAGGGGTGTTTGATCTCAGAACTCACCAAGAAGACTGAGGATGATCTGAACACCATCATGGATCTGCAGCAGAAGTTAGTCCAAGGAGAAGAAGTTGCACATTTGATGTTCAATCAAGAAACTGACTCTATGAACACAGGATCAGTATCTGGTAGTCAGCATAATAATCACTGTGACTTACTGAAGAGCAGctcaaaaaaaaatcatcttcatCTTGATTCACAAAAAGATGAAGCAGCCCAGCTGACCAATTCAGTCCAGAACCTCAAAACAGAACAAGAAGAATTGACTAAATCCATAAATTCACTCAGAGAACAGCAAAGAGAAGTAGCTCTGTCAGTCCAAGTACAGACAGAAGAGAAACAGCAATTAACTCGGACAGTATGGGGACTGAAGGAGGAAAAAGACCACATCTCTAAAGCTCTGGCTGACCTTAAACAAGAGAAAGAGCAGCTGAGCAGGGCAGTCTGTGGGCTGAGAGATGAAAGAGAACACTTTATAAGGTCCATGAACGGCcaaaaagaggagaaagagcAGCTAACCAAGTCTTTATCTGCACTTGAAAGAGATAAAGGGGCAATATTAGAATCTCTCTCAAGTGGAAAAGAAGAGCGAGATGAAATAATGAAGTCACTGCAGAGTTTACAGACAGAAAGCGACCAGTTAAGCCAGACAGTGCTGTATCTGAAACGAGAGAGAGACAAACTAACCGATTCTCTTAAGTGTCTGAAGGAAAAGAGAGACCAGGAACAAATGTCTCACAGTTTAAAGGAAGAACACGACAGGTTGATGAAGTCAGTAAGCAGcttggaagaagaaaaaagaagaactgaACATTCAGTCAATTGTTTGAAACAAGCAGAAGAGCAGATAATGCAGGTAATTCAAGACCTTAGGGAAGAAAGAGACAGCCTACAAGGTCTCAGcatccaaaaacaaacagaggagAGGAATCAGAAGCAGCAGATGCTGAACTCAAGCAGCGCTGGTTTGACGAAGAAGAGTGAGATTCCTGCTGAGACTGCAGATTATGCTACACAAAGATGCCAGACTAATAACCATGGTGGAAACTTAATACAG CAGGAAGAAAATGATCTGATGAGAGAGATTGAAACTTTGGGAGCAGAGCTAAAGAGGTCACGGGAGGAAATGGACAAGAGCCGTGCAGAG ATCAAGAGGCTTCAGGGTGAACTGCGTCATTCAGAAATgaggagggaggaggtggagagaaAGGCGAGCCAAGCAGCTGAAAATGCAATGAAGCTTACAGATGTTGAAAATCAGATGGAAGAAATCAAGAAGGAAAATTACAACCTCACAACCCAG GTGAAGGAGCTGCAGAACAAACTGACAGGCCTGCTCAGGGAGAAGACTGACATGCTGTCACTCAAGGCTCAAACACAGGAGCGATATAACATCCTCACAGCTCAGCTCAAAGCCAAG ACTGTTGCTCTAGAGGAGCTGAACTCGGAGTATATAGCTCTGAAAAGAGGACAAGGTAGCAGGGATGACATCAGCACTGTTCTTGTCTCACTCAGGGCACGTTACAATGACATCAGAGCTAAG TATGATGCGCTGCTGAAAAGGAAAAGCCAGACAGACTTGGATATACCGCCTTTAAAG GCCAAGCTGTCTTGCCTAGTGGTGAAGTGTCAGGAGAGGAACAGCTTATTAGATCAGATGATGAAGATCTTGCAGAGACAAGGCTGTATGAACCCCTACCTCACACAGCAGGTCGAGCATCTGCTCAGCGATGCCGCTCTGCAGGAGTACACTGCAGCATTCACTTTGGAAAATAACACAAAGACCCGGGATTACGCTAGTGGGTTTACTCCTGAGTTTAGTTCAAAATATAAAAGCTGCACCAGTGAATTCATAACTGATCGGACCTGCCCGGTTGTGTCCACCTCTGTAAAAAAGCATCAGCAAACTGGAGTCACACCTGAAGCTGGAGTAGAGGGCAGAGGGAAAGAAATTTCCATAGTTTCCACTGAATCTTCAGGAAATCATCAAGACTGCGGTAGTGAATTCACACCTGTACTCACAGGATCGCTAAAGAAAGACGCCAACTCATCCTCACCAGTGCAAGAGCAAGCCACCGTCCAGGCGTCAGCGTCACCTGTTCTTCCACCAAATGAGCGAGAAATCACTGACACAGTGCCG CCACAGCTGTCTCCTTCTGCCGGTGGACCGCCCCAAGCAGCCAGTCAACCAGAGAAATTAGTGTTTCATCATCCGGAGATAAAGAAAGAGAAGTCCTCCCTCTGTGCCACCAATGTGACTGGATACTTGTTGAGTCCTACCATTCCCTCTGTCTCCTTTGCCAGTCCAAAGAGGAGGTTGAGTAGTCCTGAGAAGATCCTTAACCTCCATGAACAGCTACAGAAGACCCTGAGGAGCAGCTTTGAG CCACTTCCTCAGATGCAACTGCCCTTCAAATATCAACTGCCCCTGAAGTTACAACTTTCAACATGA
- the LOC134644282 gene encoding girdin-like isoform X1, translated as MEDHMTSSDSAGTGCTSVAMVKDSVGADVDLHVLCDRVEVLEQRAVSAIQPESYLRNRIRELETSERSLLLQLYQLASASQFPNMQHSQRLDQRLHMLRAEVRTMTQEKEREERVWRERLQRCQRQLKAKEEEMSRQAQYFENFKTQLQHKLSLAWEREQSLQNRIYTLEKQLLDMTVSAATGMTTIRAVRITGGTVQCLEEQDRLSSMRGEGEGEEETKEERRKKWQPSVGTEREERQKGDEGKAENSIGGGRNSDTKQSSNEARLQGFIVSLQEDLRVLLEREEERMTERKRLMEQLQEAQESNHFLSCSVDEMKSEIHQLKLSENSLLEELEQLREENLRLQQVLRDSANHIPSQSSACLSPETSTPNSSLAVNSGTASIFSYSTATGQPSVACSGEVQPYSSEVPLVHHQATAEITQSSTEHYSSAVKSKMPTKSHPVNLFHYGSESSANFKSLSLTTESIDEFKLGSWCSEGILNLEESPSEESDALREAYRSLGLDRDLKALQEQCDNLKVALQHTQSQLKEIAEENAQLKLQLRKQAEELEAETEQRSSAEKINTPSTYGGNDQSRSSPNQDGNILALAQDDLIQSLNQENRALAERIQELLAHIERKEDDITKQQTQLIERISQLEEDQVRLEQENREQGCLISELTKKTEDDLNTIMDLQQKLVQGEEVAHLMFNQETDSMNTGSVSGSQHNNHCDLLKSSSKKNHLHLDSQKDEAAQLTNSVQNLKTEQEELTKSINSLREQQREVALSVQVQTEEKQQLTRTVWGLKEEKDHISKALADLKQEKEQLSRAVCGLRDEREHFIRSMNGQKEEKEQLTKSLSALERDKGAILESLSSGKEERDEIMKSLQSLQTESDQLSQTVLYLKRERDKLTDSLKCLKEKRDQEQMSHSLKEEHDRLMKSVSSLEEEKRRTEHSVNCLKQAEEQIMQVIQDLREERDSLQGLSIQKQTEERNQKQQMLNSSSAGLTKKSEIPAETADYATQRCQTNNHGGNLIQQEENDLMREIETLGAELKRSREEMDKSRAEIKRLQGELRHSEMRREEVERKASQAAENAMKLTDVENQMEEIKKENYNLTTQVKELQNKLTGLLREKTDMLSLKAQTQERYNILTAQLKAKTVALEELNSEYIALKRGQGSRDDISTVLVSLRARYNDIRAKYDALLKRKSQTDLDIPPLKAKLSCLVVKCQERNSLLDQMMKILQRQGCMNPYLTQQVEHLLSDAALQEYTAAFTLENNTKTRDYASGFTPEFSSKYKSCTSEFITDRTCPVVSTSVKKHQQTGVTPEAGVEGRGKEISIVSTESSGNHQDCGSEFTPVLTGSLKKDANSSSPVQEQATVQASASPVLPPNEREITDTVPPQLSPSAGGPPQAASQPEKLVFHHPEIKKEKSSLCATNVTGYLLSPTIPSVSFASPKRRLSSPEKILNLHEQLQKTLRSSFEAPKSRGRGQDPRRSQSLSAPADLNKASQTKKLSLSFNNAQINSLTVTTAMSQAPHTPVVTTKPVAANKSPTLFEAVASRSVNATFSPSIFTNRHLKADTTKTESALSSSSNFAFSTPAANNVKSILSNGTNETLSSKMTKKITAIPDVSYAAHKASLQRVATFDSAVTYPKATSSDATALQISTAPEVTTFNMTSKMDGAIPDVSQSSQLSHCSPERSNKFATTFTARLGKRPKPEAPAEVRSVEVIKTVGQSNLMIGWERPPLDELGCSNGTFVYGYRVYVDGDFHKSVMSSACTKCILENIDLSVPVHISVQTLGSNGLSSDSVHTVFRTSVRTEPQ; from the exons ATGGAGGATCACATGACTTCGTCAGACTCAGCAGGTACCGGATGCACTTCAGTTGCCATGGTAAAGGACTCTGTAGGAGCTGATGTGGACCTGCATGTGCTGTGTGATCGAGTGGAGGTCCTGGAGCAGAGAGCGGTTTCAGCCATCCAGCCTGAGAGCTACCTGAGGAACAG GATCAGAGAGTTGGAGACGTCAGAGAGGAGCCTCCTGCTGCAGCTATATCAGCTAGCGTCTGCCTCTCAGTTCCCCAACATGCAACACTcccagaggctggaccagagaCTCCACATGCTCAGGGCGGAGGTCAGAACCATG acTCAGGAGAAGGAGCGAGAGGAGCGAGTATGGAGGGAGCGACTGCAGCGCTGTCAGAGGCAACTGAAGGCCAAAGAGGAAGAGATGAGTCGACAGGCCCAGTATTTTGAAAACTTTAAAACCCAACTCCAACACAAGCTCAGCCTGGCCTGGGAGAGAGAGCAGAGCCTGCAGAATCGCATCTACACTTTAGAAAAGCAGCTACTTGACATGACTGTGAGTGCCGCCACTGGTATGACAACTATCAGAGCAGTCCGAATCACTGGTGGTACTGTGCAGTGCTTGGAAGAACAAGACAGGCTATCTTCCATGAGGGGAGAGGGCGAAGGAGAAGAGGAGACCAAGGAAGAGAGGCGAAAGAAATGGCAGCCAAGTGTAGGAACTGAGAGAGAAGAAAGGCAAAAGGGCGATGAGGGAAAAGCAGAGAACAGCAtaggaggaggaagaaacagTGACACAAAACAGTCCTCAAATGAGGCAAGGTTACAAGGATTCATTGTCAGCCTGCAGGAGGATCTCAGAGTGCTgctggagagagaggaggagaggatgaCTGAGAGGAAGAGACTAATGGAGCAGCTCCAGGAGGCCCAGGAGAGCAACCACTTCCTCAGCTGCAGCGTGGATGAGATGAAGTCAGAGATCCATCAGCTGAAACTATCTGAGAACTCGCTATTGGAGGAGCTTGAACAACTGAGAGAGGAGAACCTAAGACTGCAGCAGGTCCTCAGGGATTCGGCTAACCACATACCGAGCCAATCATCCGCATGCCTGAGTCCTGAGACCAGCACACCCAACTCCAGTCTGGCTGTTAATTCTGGGACTGCCAGCATTTTCTCATATTCCACTGCCACGGGACAGCCATCAGTGGCTTGCTCAGGAGAG GTGCAGCCTTATTCATCAGAGGTTCCACTTGTTCACCACCAGGCGACAGCAGAGATCACACAGAGCAGCACAGAGCATTATTCCTCAGCAGTTAAATCAAAAATGCCAACTAAAAGTCATCCTGTAAACCTGTTTCACTATGGGTCTGAATCCAGTGCCAACTTCAAGTCACTTTCCTTGACTACAGAATCAATAGATGAGTTTAAACTTGGAAGCTGGTGCTCTGAAGGAATCTTAAACTTAGAAGAGAGCCCCAGTGAGGAATCTGATGCCCTGAGGGAAGCTTACAGGAGCTTGGGGTTAGATAGAGATCTTAAAGCTCTTCAGGAGCAATGTGACAACCTAAAGGTTGCtctgcagcacacacagagtcagCTAAAGGAAATAGCTGAGGAAAATGCTCAGCTGAAGTTACAACTCAGGAAGCAAGCAGAGGAACTAGAGGCAGAGACTGAGCAGAGGTCTTCAGCAGAAAAG ATTAACACACCCTCTACTTATGGTGGGAATGATCAATCCAGGTCATCTCCTAACCAAGATGGCAACATTCTTGCTCTTGCCCAGGATGATCTTATCCAAAGCCTGAATCAGGAAAACAGGGCATTGGCAGAGAGGATCCAGGAGCTTTTGGCTCACATTGAGCGCAAAGAGGATGACATCACAAAGCAGCAAACCCAACTGATAGAGCGCATCTCCCAGCTAGAAGAGGATCAGGTCAGgctggagcaggagaaccgGGAACAGGGGTGTTTGATCTCAGAACTCACCAAGAAGACTGAGGATGATCTGAACACCATCATGGATCTGCAGCAGAAGTTAGTCCAAGGAGAAGAAGTTGCACATTTGATGTTCAATCAAGAAACTGACTCTATGAACACAGGATCAGTATCTGGTAGTCAGCATAATAATCACTGTGACTTACTGAAGAGCAGctcaaaaaaaaatcatcttcatCTTGATTCACAAAAAGATGAAGCAGCCCAGCTGACCAATTCAGTCCAGAACCTCAAAACAGAACAAGAAGAATTGACTAAATCCATAAATTCACTCAGAGAACAGCAAAGAGAAGTAGCTCTGTCAGTCCAAGTACAGACAGAAGAGAAACAGCAATTAACTCGGACAGTATGGGGACTGAAGGAGGAAAAAGACCACATCTCTAAAGCTCTGGCTGACCTTAAACAAGAGAAAGAGCAGCTGAGCAGGGCAGTCTGTGGGCTGAGAGATGAAAGAGAACACTTTATAAGGTCCATGAACGGCcaaaaagaggagaaagagcAGCTAACCAAGTCTTTATCTGCACTTGAAAGAGATAAAGGGGCAATATTAGAATCTCTCTCAAGTGGAAAAGAAGAGCGAGATGAAATAATGAAGTCACTGCAGAGTTTACAGACAGAAAGCGACCAGTTAAGCCAGACAGTGCTGTATCTGAAACGAGAGAGAGACAAACTAACCGATTCTCTTAAGTGTCTGAAGGAAAAGAGAGACCAGGAACAAATGTCTCACAGTTTAAAGGAAGAACACGACAGGTTGATGAAGTCAGTAAGCAGcttggaagaagaaaaaagaagaactgaACATTCAGTCAATTGTTTGAAACAAGCAGAAGAGCAGATAATGCAGGTAATTCAAGACCTTAGGGAAGAAAGAGACAGCCTACAAGGTCTCAGcatccaaaaacaaacagaggagAGGAATCAGAAGCAGCAGATGCTGAACTCAAGCAGCGCTGGTTTGACGAAGAAGAGTGAGATTCCTGCTGAGACTGCAGATTATGCTACACAAAGATGCCAGACTAATAACCATGGTGGAAACTTAATACAG CAGGAAGAAAATGATCTGATGAGAGAGATTGAAACTTTGGGAGCAGAGCTAAAGAGGTCACGGGAGGAAATGGACAAGAGCCGTGCAGAG ATCAAGAGGCTTCAGGGTGAACTGCGTCATTCAGAAATgaggagggaggaggtggagagaaAGGCGAGCCAAGCAGCTGAAAATGCAATGAAGCTTACAGATGTTGAAAATCAGATGGAAGAAATCAAGAAGGAAAATTACAACCTCACAACCCAG GTGAAGGAGCTGCAGAACAAACTGACAGGCCTGCTCAGGGAGAAGACTGACATGCTGTCACTCAAGGCTCAAACACAGGAGCGATATAACATCCTCACAGCTCAGCTCAAAGCCAAG ACTGTTGCTCTAGAGGAGCTGAACTCGGAGTATATAGCTCTGAAAAGAGGACAAGGTAGCAGGGATGACATCAGCACTGTTCTTGTCTCACTCAGGGCACGTTACAATGACATCAGAGCTAAG TATGATGCGCTGCTGAAAAGGAAAAGCCAGACAGACTTGGATATACCGCCTTTAAAG GCCAAGCTGTCTTGCCTAGTGGTGAAGTGTCAGGAGAGGAACAGCTTATTAGATCAGATGATGAAGATCTTGCAGAGACAAGGCTGTATGAACCCCTACCTCACACAGCAGGTCGAGCATCTGCTCAGCGATGCCGCTCTGCAGGAGTACACTGCAGCATTCACTTTGGAAAATAACACAAAGACCCGGGATTACGCTAGTGGGTTTACTCCTGAGTTTAGTTCAAAATATAAAAGCTGCACCAGTGAATTCATAACTGATCGGACCTGCCCGGTTGTGTCCACCTCTGTAAAAAAGCATCAGCAAACTGGAGTCACACCTGAAGCTGGAGTAGAGGGCAGAGGGAAAGAAATTTCCATAGTTTCCACTGAATCTTCAGGAAATCATCAAGACTGCGGTAGTGAATTCACACCTGTACTCACAGGATCGCTAAAGAAAGACGCCAACTCATCCTCACCAGTGCAAGAGCAAGCCACCGTCCAGGCGTCAGCGTCACCTGTTCTTCCACCAAATGAGCGAGAAATCACTGACACAGTGCCG CCACAGCTGTCTCCTTCTGCCGGTGGACCGCCCCAAGCAGCCAGTCAACCAGAGAAATTAGTGTTTCATCATCCGGAGATAAAGAAAGAGAAGTCCTCCCTCTGTGCCACCAATGTGACTGGATACTTGTTGAGTCCTACCATTCCCTCTGTCTCCTTTGCCAGTCCAAAGAGGAGGTTGAGTAGTCCTGAGAAGATCCTTAACCTCCATGAACAGCTACAGAAGACCCTGAGGAGCAGCTTTGAG GCTCCAAAGAGCAGAGGACGAGGACAGGACCCCAGGAGGAGTCAATCACTGTCAGCTCCTGCAGACCTGAACAAAGCCTCTCAGACTAAGAAGCTGAGCTTGAGTTTCAATAATGCACAGATCAACTCTCTCACAGTCACCACAGCTATGAGCCAAGCTCCACACACTCCAGTAGTAACAACTAAACCAGTTGCCGCTAACAAGTCACCAACACTTTTTGAAGCAGTTGCATCTAGATCAGTTAATGCAACCTTCAGTCCCAGCATCTTTACTAACCGTCACCTTAAAGCAGACACAACTAAAACAGAGTCTGCTCTTTCTAGCTCTTCTAACTTTGCTTTTTCCACTCCGGCTGCAAACAACGTCAAATCCATTTTAAGTAATGGCACTAATGAAACATTATCctcaaaaatgacaaagaaaatcACTGCAATCCCTGATGTATCCTATGCCGCACATAAAGCTTCTCTACAGAGGGTTGCTACTTTTGACTCTGCTGTTACTTATCCAAAAGCCACTTCCTCAGATGCAACTGCCCTTCAAATATCAACTGCCCCTGAAGTTACAACTTTCAACATGACTTCTAAAATGGATGGTGCTATCCCTGATGTTTCTCAGTCCAGTCAGCTGTCTCACTGCTCTCCTGAGAGATCGAACAAGTTTGCCACAACATTCACCGCTCGTTTAGGAAAAAGACCTAAGCCAG AAGCTCCAGCTGAGGTTCGTTCTGTTGAGGTCATCAAAACAGTGGGTCAGAGCAACCTTATGATTGGCTGGGAGAGACCACCACTCGATGAGCTGGGATGCAGTAATGGCACGTTTGTGTATGGCTACAGG GTGTATGTTGATGGGGACTTTCACAAATCTGTCATGAGCTCAGCGTGCACCAAG TGTATTCTTGAAAATATCGACCTGAGTGTCCCTGTCCACATCAGTGTGCAGACACTGGGATCTAATGGACTTAGTTCAGATAGTGTACACACCGTGTTTCGGACCTCAGTTAGAACTGAGCCACAGTGA